The Setaria viridis chromosome 2, Setaria_viridis_v4.0, whole genome shotgun sequence DNA window CATAGCCCCCAGCCGCACGATCCGAGCCGTGCAGTGAGCATTGGACGGCTAGGATTCCTCGTCCAGCCCAGCTTTGACCGTGCGGCAATGGAGAGAGATGCTACCCCACCGCCCAGCTCGCTGCTGCACACTACCCCACCACTCCTCTACCTCCGCGCCAATGCGCCTCCCCAACAATTAAACGGCCAAACCCCTCCCAACCAGTCCAAACCCTGCAACAGTAACCACGCGCACTCATCACCCTCGCCAAGCTAAGCTAAGCTAAGCCCAGCTCGAGAGCTCCACACCACCATGGCAGCAGCCGGAGCAAGGTCGCCGCCGCACCcggtccccctcctcctccctttctgcctcctcctcctcgccgcgctgtgccccgcggcgcgggcggcgcggttcGCGTGCAATGCCACGGCGCCGCGGGCCTCCACGTGCCAGGCGCTCATCTCCTACGCGCCGCCCAACGGCACGGCTACGGCCACGCTCGCCGCCGTGCGTGCGCTCTTCCAGCTCCGCTCCCACCGCGCCCTGCTGGCGGCCAACGGCCTCCCGCTCTCCACGCCgcccacggcgccggcgcccacgCCGATGCGTGTGCGCCTGCCCTGCCTCTgctcgggcggcgccggggccacCTTCCAGCGGCCCACCTACCGGGTCCGCGCCGGGGACACGCTCGACGCCATCGCCCGGGGCGCCTTCGCGGGCCTCGTCACCTACcaggacatcgccgccgccaacaACGTCTCCGACCCCAACAAGGTCGCCGTCGGCCAGCAGCTCTGGATCCCCGTGCCCTGCAGCTGCGACCCCGTCGGCGGACAGCCCGTCGTGCACTTCACGTACGTCGTGCCGGCCGGGAGCTCCGTCGCCGGCATCGCGCAGGAGTTCGGCTCCACGGAGGAGAACATTCTCGCGGTGAACAAGATGCCCGACGCCAAGGGCCTTCTCGCCGGGCAGGTTCTTGATGTGCCGCTCCGAGGTAGGCAATCTACAGAAAGGGGCTTCCCTTTAACCTTATTCCTACCAGCTCGTGTGTTCTCGATTTATTCGACTTGTTTTAGTATATTCCTTCATCTAAAAAGAAAGTAGGTTCACTTGCAGTGATTTTGAGCTACTTTGTTACTGTTGTTGCTTGCATATGGCTTGCGAAAAGTTTCTGATAAAAGTTGCTATTGACGGATAAGCTTTGCCGTTGGGCAAACAGAAGTTCTTatctctttttccctcccctttgTACTTATATTCTATGCCTGAAAAGGTTCAGAGGATCCTTTTGCGATTGTTTGCCTGAAAAGATTGTGCTTCTGGTTTCATCAAAAAAAGATTGTGCTTCTTATTAGGCAAAAAAGGGGGAttaaaaaaattggtactaGCATTTCTGTTTGTGCCCTCTCCATACTTCTGCTAGTTTGCAAGTAGCTGCACAGAGCATGCCTTCAACTGTTCAACCATAGCTTTTAGCTTCGAAACCAGCTGA harbors:
- the LOC117842535 gene encoding chitin elicitor-binding protein, with the translated sequence MAAAGARSPPHPVPLLLPFCLLLLAALCPAARAARFACNATAPRASTCQALISYAPPNGTATATLAAVRALFQLRSHRALLAANGLPLSTPPTAPAPTPMRVRLPCLCSGGAGATFQRPTYRVRAGDTLDAIARGAFAGLVTYQDIAAANNVSDPNKVAVGQQLWIPVPCSCDPVGGQPVVHFTYVVPAGSSVAGIAQEFGSTEENILAVNKMPDAKGLLAGQVLDVPLRACGSAISNTAIDRNLLVPNGSYILTANNCVMCGCSSSTWLLDCQPTQGLSSSFCPAAKCGDMFLGNTSSTSSCESRTCSYAGYTNSTSFAILTNITTSNVCNAGMSPMAQPAHSSAFRLEPSWFRWTELVVSLHVVLLCVGYLRQD